A genomic segment from Pseudoduganella chitinolytica encodes:
- a CDS encoding branched-chain amino acid ABC transporter permease, whose translation MTELVLQALYSGVLAGGAYALVALGLALVFGTMRVINLAHGELVLLAAYVAYTVESRLGASPLAAIPAALALVCAAAAAVHFVVARIHVDREINSLIATFGIGVILTNTMLLVWSADVRSTSSPWLQEAVVAGPLFAMRGELVSFGASLLLMGALWWWLAKTWHGRAVRAVAGNRDAAQLMGVAPGRAELVAFLVAGMLAACAGVALYSVGVIQPALGAALTVKAFVITVLAGVGSIPGVLLGAVLLGVAEALTVTLASSALQELAGMGLFLLVLFVLPNGLLGATARRG comes from the coding sequence ATGACGGAACTCGTCCTGCAGGCGCTGTACTCCGGCGTGCTGGCCGGCGGCGCCTACGCGCTCGTGGCGCTGGGGCTGGCCCTCGTGTTCGGCACGATGCGGGTGATCAACCTGGCGCATGGCGAACTGGTGCTGCTGGCGGCCTACGTCGCCTATACGGTGGAAAGCCGGCTGGGCGCATCGCCGCTGGCGGCCATCCCCGCGGCGCTGGCCCTCGTGTGCGCGGCCGCCGCCGCCGTCCACTTCGTCGTCGCCCGCATCCACGTGGACCGCGAGATCAACTCGCTGATCGCCACGTTCGGCATCGGCGTCATCCTGACCAACACGATGCTGCTGGTCTGGTCGGCCGACGTGCGCTCGACGTCCTCGCCCTGGCTGCAGGAGGCTGTCGTGGCCGGCCCCCTGTTCGCCATGCGCGGCGAGCTGGTATCGTTCGGTGCCAGCCTGCTGCTGATGGGCGCCCTGTGGTGGTGGCTGGCGAAGACCTGGCATGGCCGCGCCGTGCGGGCCGTCGCCGGCAACCGCGATGCCGCCCAGCTGATGGGCGTCGCGCCCGGCCGTGCGGAACTGGTCGCGTTCCTGGTAGCCGGCATGCTGGCCGCGTGCGCCGGCGTGGCCCTGTACAGCGTCGGCGTGATCCAGCCCGCGCTGGGCGCCGCGCTGACGGTCAAGGCCTTCGTCATCACCGTACTGGCGGGTGTCGGCTCGATTCCCGGCGTGCTGCTGGGTGCCGTGCTGCTGGGCGTGGCCGAAGCGCTGACGGTGACGCTGGCCAGTTCGGCGCTGCAGGAGCTGGCCGGCATGGGCCTGTTCCTGCTGGTGCTGTTCGTGCTGCCCAACGGCTTGCTGGGCGCGACTGCGAGGCGCGGATGA